In Elaeis guineensis isolate ETL-2024a chromosome 1, EG11, whole genome shotgun sequence, a genomic segment contains:
- the LOC140854815 gene encoding protein argonaute 4A-like, with protein MCAHAGMIGTSRPTHYHILLNEIGFSADDLQELVHSLSYVYQRSTTAVSIVAPICYAHLAAAQMSQFMKFEDFSETSSGQGPVTASGQSAIPELPQLHPNVCSSMFFC; from the exons ATGTGTGCTCATGCTGGAATGATA GGAACCTCAAGACCAACCCATTACCACATCTTGCTTAATGAGATTGGCTTTTCAGCTGATGATCTGCAGGAGCTTGTTCATTCACTTTCCTATGT ATATCAGAGGAGTACCACAGCAGTATCTATCG TGGCTCCTATCTGCTATGCACATTTGGCGGCAGCACAGATGTCCCAGTTCATGAAGTTCGAGGACTTCTCAGAGACCTCTTCTGGACAAGGTCCAGTCACCGCATCTGGACAGTCTGCCATTCCAGAACTTCCACAATTGCATCCCAATGTGTGCAGCTCCATGTTCTTTTGCTAA